The DNA region aaataaacaatgcaTAACAAGAAATTATAGAAGAAGTCGACTTactggaaattttaattgaagataTATATCATGATTCTCAGAATGAAGCTTCTCATCTTCTTCGTGACCAATTGTATACACCATGTTGCAAGTTCCACACATGATAGCTCCAATCTTTCTTTGCCCAGCATCTATAATCAGTTGCTCGCCACCTTTCGATTTGTCTTTTGTGCGaaaagattcatttaaaaaccttaaaaaatacattaaattagaacttatatctttatcttaaaacaaaaattacaaaacttaaatttaagcatattatGCACATTAATGcaatgaataaattacaaaagaaagtaGAATAAAACTGTATGGCCTgtaaggagtaaaaaaaaattttgctaagtaTTAAAATAGAGACCAATTATTTTATCCTAAATACTTGGATCTATACCTTAAATTTGATGCCCAGACTaatatcaacaacaacaaaaaaattattgttattctgTCAAAGTATGCATTGTACagaaataattgctttattaaattaataagacaAACAACATAAGttcaatattgataaaaaaaaagccttataAAGTTAATCCAAAATGAAAGCGCCAAATGCATTAAAGTCCTAATAATACAAGATAATCAAAATCAACATCAATTTAGATAGCTAGATATGAATTTGCATTAAGCTCTGTTCTTTCGACAGtcttattttcaaagtaaagaTGATTATCAGTGTTCTTTTTGGGAAAGGTGCTGAAAATTCTTAGGTCAGCCGCACACTGAGAAGGCAAGCGGGAAGCGAGAGGAATACAGAAGGTGGGGTAAGTTTGTTTCCACTAGCAAGGGCACATTGAGGGAGTGAAGAGTTTTTTCTCTCCAGGAGCCTTACAACTCCTACAAACCTGTCAAATAGGTTCGACGTTATTTTCGCCTTCTGTAAAACCTTGCCTCCTCTTTGCACGAGATTTTTCACTCAAAATGAGGGacgatttttaattgaattaacaaTATTAGAAATGCAATACATAATATTTCTTGTGAATAAATTAACGTCATTATTTTTCactaagaattttgaatttaaataggATCTGTACAAGTTTTGTACGTACTTtctatttctaaaaagaaaaaaattcttttttcttttcttgaggctatgtacaaaaaaatttcagctacagtgttaatcgaataataaattaagattagtTTTATATAAGTCTTGAACAAAACGcacacattaaataatttcattaatcatTAGAGATGTAAAATTCTCGGTAATTTTCTACTGGATAATATTCCAGAGAATATGAGAATAGAGAGAAAGATGCTTTTAATAGATTTTGGTTCTTTTAGAATACctgtattttcttaatttttcattcaacatATCCCcaatttgtgaaagaaaaacaataaaatcaaccTACATGCAAAACAAACTACAATATTAATAGATATCTTCAGAGCCTGATTTATCATATGGAATGAAGGACTCGCACATTTCTTATGTCTtccaaaatgctttttttcctttgtttatttttaccgCAGAATTGTGCATTAGAAGCacaaatttactgaaatatcatgctttatttatgttaacttcatttctaaaataaacaagtaaatttggctttaacaaaaattcttacttttcaTATGGAGAAGTATcccattttatcttttttatattttccttatcAAAGATTGGATAATTCTTAGGTTTACCTgaaacaataagaaatattgTTAACTTTCAGTTACATCAcagcattttttgaataaaataactgatCTTGATACTGTGATAATAGAAAACTTCAGAAACAAGTTTTCCCAAATTACTATTACTACAACAGTAAAtagcatataaatttaaatcacattaaaaatatcatttacgcATGCATTGCTAGTAGAAGAAACCTTGCAGCATTACTGATTATCATAGTAactgcaaattatttaaaatattagattttttttttttaatttcttaaaaaggtttaaaaattccTGAGTGGAGAAacaatgtcatttttaatttctaaaatcacTTAATTACCATCAGTTTCAGTTccttaatgaaatttgtttgcTAATCTATAGATATGTAAGCTAAAAAGTATCTTCAGTAGCTAAAAGTAGTTTCAAACTCTCTAACTAATTTTCAGTCGATTataagcaggggtctgtccaggccgaatttactaccgtttagcggtaccttcacaaattcaactttaggaaaaacggtagtttcacaaattcaattNAAGTATCTTCAGTAGCTAAAAGTAGTTTCTAACTCTCTAACTAATTTTCAGTCGATTATAAGGAACAAGTGCTGGAAATTGCTTTTCAAGTTGTTCTCAGCATGAGCTTTGACACCAATACTGAAAAATATGTGTGGCGTCAGCTATGTTAACTGTAACTTGTGCTTGTGTTTTTGGTTTTTGTATCTTGTCAGGTTGTTACTAAAATGTGTCTATACGTGATGTTAGATCATGATCATCTATTTAATTACTTGTCAAAAGAGACATAACCATACAACAGAAacctcaatatatatataaataattacaaatatcacaataatttttcaatataacaaatgtatgttgttgtttttttcaaattaatcaaaacgttacccaaataaaatttatcaacgcAGACAGTAATATCATACTTTGTAATTATGATCACTTTACtatttgcaatattaaaatttagacacATCATTTTATCGATAATAAATATGATGTTATCTTATTCaatgtaaagttttaaatgaatacagtattgttatattcaatatttattgttgAACCTTGGTGGTCTCTTTGGCATAGTTACCAATACGGAAATcttctcttttaataaatataattgcataaaattcaaattaaattaaaaaaatttcataacataattttttttgtaaaatgttaattataccTACTGTGCCTTATCGacaaaaattttgctataaacaaatcaaacatatttaaaaactgatagtCTTTGATTCCGTGGCAGAATCACCGTGGCCCGGTGACATTGTCACAGAatgttacagagttcttgcagaacgATTAGATCCTtgaatcctttttttcttttaaaaaaaaaagttttttgtggGCAACTGCAATTATTTTGACTTccattatacaaaaaattttacctgcGGCTCTAATAACAAATAAGTAATACAAAATATGGGGATATTTCCATATCGTGATCTGTTgtgccaactacaatcgccaagccatttttaaaaaaacctgtaGATGTTTGGCCAGGGGTGGCTAAAAGTTATACCTTTCAAGCGGTCTCTTTCTGTGATGCTTGTATAGTTTCTCGTGGGCCACTTCCTGCAAGTTGCCGAGATATGgcaattattctgccacagatcgaGGTACAAAAATCTCCCCCAAAATTATAcacttcatataaaatattaaatgataaattacttGTAGTTGATTGAATTTCCTGCTTGACAGGAGAAGTGGATACTGAATCAGATGCAAGAGTTCCAGTTTTAACTGCTTCTGGAGATTGAAATACTTCATAGACAGTTTTCTCATTACACACAACTTTAGGAGGTGACTCTAAAACTAACTCTTTAGCAGTCTCTTCTCGAATTGACTGCTTAAATTCGTTCTCAATTGAAGCCACTGTCACTATATGTGGATTTTCAGTCACTTTTTCACTCACATTCAATTCTTTTTCAACAGATTCAGTCATGGCATTATGCACAGATTTTGGTGAAGAAATATTCGAAGAGCTAACACCAAATTCTAAGCGTGACTTTTTATACTCTAAAACGAATTTAGCTTTCTTCAAATGCCCAGGAGATCTAGATTTGAAAAACTTCTTATTTCCGGAAGTTTTCTTGTTTTGGGGTACCCATGTAGCAGCAGTACAGCAAACTTCTGGCAGACTAACCTTAGTCACTTTTTTCTGAGATGCTTTTTGACCAGTTGTCTTTGATTTCGGCTTCTGAGAAAAAAGTCGCTTGACTTTTTTATTCTGACTTGACTTATCAATATCTTCAGTTACAGGAGATATATCAATCTTCCTTTTTTCTcgtaattttttcctttgttcAGGGGTTAAATACGGTTTAGTTTTGCACAAAGGACTGtagaaattattaacattgGCTTGTTCCTCATCATTGACCAACATTTTCAATTgtgcaaaaaagaatttttttaaaagaatttaagtcagttaaaaaactataattataaataaaatgaattcttttattGGCCGCATACATATGGCTCATTAAAACTCGATAACACAAAGGAAATAAAGAAGAATACGGACGAAAAGgaaagttaatataaataaaattttaagcgcGAACTTTTTCCACTAtgtgttttcaaaaaagaaatatgatgaGTGCTGCTCAATCTTTTCCACTTTCCGCACTCAATATTTTCCATCTGTTTCCTTTTCCTTGCTACAAAGAATAATATGATTGCATTTTACGAACTACAACGGAatgaatgaaactttaaaaaaaattctacagatATAGTGGAAGTGGCAGTTGCTGTTGAGACAGTAAACATGTTTCATCAGGATAATTTCTGTCACAGAAAGCAGCGCCTGCGCAGTCGAATAgttattggcgatcgaaatgggctgaaggtggcgtagagcagaactctctacctatggcaacacttcgcatgtTTTCCCCACATAGTTGGAAAACtgtatggaactgaaaactacattaaacatagttctaaagaaaaacatcacggaaattttaaaacatatttttataaaataaagaggaaaaatattaagaaaagggagaatatcgtagtacattcctatacaactgaaatgAGGAGAAGAGGGAATTGAGAAGGgccaaaggcatgaaaccgATCTCTCCttagatggcgtattcgagcgttgcgatctcCAAATTGGTAATCGCAACGCTGGCGATTTCTGAAAGCCCAGAGATTATTCAGATTAGCTCTTGATTAGTGTTAAATCAATCAATTGCCTTCCCTTATCGTAAGGACgtggttcccagtagaacaaagtcaagcatcactgtctgCGGTCAGTAAGAGGGTGTGTAACAgctttgatcagcctgcttTTGGACCAAGGGTGAAAGGTaccggtcctcgttaaactgttctaccgtaaagggctagacttcgcgtgcaggtcgttgggctaccaaagcgggggagccatcccctctgacGAGgaacaaaattgtgatgacatgtcttcggatcatcctcagaaatgtttcccagaccgtcgccgaTTGCTAATTGTGCAGCTCTAACGTGACGTAAATGAAATATCTGCATACCaatcaattgataaaattttgagattGATATCCTATGTGGCCATTTTCCTATTGATTGCTACTAGCAACTCATGGATCATTGAtgaattgggtatactatagcctacgtcggaggatgtgttattcctactaaatttaactaaaaaacagctttttctgcgaacctgatttttagtaacaaataaacattacatgaagtgtgttgttataagtcgctactcggcaggttggaattgtattagtctagttccttttgaaatatgaatttagtaaacatatttagaactcagcttattaattaaactaaaaggtaaatgttattcctagtaagtaaaagtagttgtgttttttttcatattataccccaTTTTCATTGGGAAAGTAAATAAAGTGACCTCAGTTAAACAtctcttataatttaaatgaaagaggTTTCGATTTTACTTAGTTTAGGATTTGTTCGAGATCGCAACGCTGGAATGGATGGTTGACCGTGTAAAGCTAAGCGGAGATGGCGCTAGAGGTTAAAATTCGTCGCAAGACTTCCGGTCAACTACTTCTGATTGATTTTCACgcctaaatttgaaaaatcacgccatccaatattattataccaAAAGGGTTTGCAATATAACGTATTCtttcgatttaaattttgacGAAACAAACACAAATGAATTCGGAAGACTCCGCAAGCTTGCTGTGATGCTgaccaaaaataaaacaaacggcactattttttgcaattacagCCAAATAAAGGATAACACTGAAAACACGGCTAACCTTACACTTCATTTATGgtttgatattgattttaaatttgttttaggcttACAGCtagttaaaatttgtaaaatactgGTAACTCttatgaatgttaaaattatgcttaaatttaatcacaaattacaataataaaacatcctagaatattaagcctgttctCGTATCGCCTCGTaggcataacataagcggaggaaTAAACTtgaggttttcaaaatttcttcggttttaggaagcttgttattgtttacattcagtcaaccagCTATACTCCATCTGAGTGGGGAAGAACGGTTCTATTTCTTGACTTTTCTCTGCTCCCTTTTCCTCTGCTCAGTTGTATGcaaatgtactaaaaaaaatttccttccataatatttttcgcatttaattgtcaaaaatattttctaatatttccacgatgctttcttttaaaattatgtaatgcaGTTTTCAGTTCTTTACAGTattctaactaaaaaaaaatttatccattaaaaatcaagacagaaacgaACGTGTTTCCTTCTCCTATCCGTGATCGTAAGTCTgaaatacgccatctgggggaAAGACCGGTTCCATGAGTTGTTCCcctttcttaatgttttttttgcatttaattgtcacaaatatttttttaaaatttatctgatgTCTTCTTTCAGAACTATTTTCAATGCAGTTTTGAGTCCCATATTgctttttaacttaaaagtttttgatttatttaaaaatcaagagcgAAAATGActaacttcctttttttatgactctccacacgccaatggtgaaagcatgcgaagtaTTGCCATAGGTAAAAAGTTCGCTCTGCGCCATCTGTAGCCCATTTTGAAAGCCtatgaatattttgataatttaaaccTATGAAAGGATATTTGCTTATTCAGTTGTTTAAAACATCTGTTTCTCAtgtaacaaaaaacttttttcgcgCATTTTTTTCTGGAGAGATCACCAGTTCAAAGTTTCACCCCTCCCCCTTTCCCGCTCCTCCTCttctcagttgtataggaatgtaccatgatattttctcctttcttaatattttcgtCCCGCattggactgatcgttaagacacggctcccagcagatcatcgaagtcaagcatcactggctgctgtcagtgtgcgagtgggtgaccacttggatcaatctGCGTAGAGACCGAGGNAAAATTCGGCtaaccgtaaagtgctcgacttcgcgtgcaggtcgtcgggctaccaaagagGGGGTGCCATTCcttctgcagaagatcaaaattgtgatggcatattttcagatcatcctccgggatgtttcccagaccgtcgccaatagcccattgtgcagcccATTgagacgtaaattaacaacaacaacttaatatttttcgtatttattcgtcaaaaataaattttaacatttccaCGACGCTtccttttagaactatgttcaatgtagttttaaatactttatattttcctaacttaaatgtttttaatctatttgaaaagcAAGACAGAAACTAATGTACTTCTTTCTCCTgggactctccacacgctaatgttAAAAGCATGCGAAGAGTTGCCATAGGTTGAGATTTCTGCTCTACGCTGCCTGTTGCCCATTTTGATCGTCATTCTTACTTATTTATCAgtttagtgttatttttaatattaattagtattaaattaaCCAAGTAGATTGTCCATCAATTATCAATATGTTTTTGAATTCCTTCTAAAGTTTAAATCATTATGTATCACgtcacatttaaatttcaaatattctagGACTCGAGCTCTTATTTAAATCTATACATATAAATGTCAGACAAAAATGATAACCAGTCCGTGTACGATCATTCTCAATGGGCAAGTGAatcaaaaagtacatttttttatcatcctcTAAGAACAAACTAttctatttgtaaatttcaaataacgaagagcttttatttttattttcacactaTTAGCCTAAcagtaatgatattttaatctatttctaCCTTCTGATCTATTTACctatttcttctttatttcgtcagtcttattttattaaacgaaatatttttgaaacaaaaaatattgaaaggaagtaagaaaaaaagaatttgtggAAGGAGAAATGTTTTTGATGGCTTCCGGTAGGATTCAAACCAAGGGCCTCTAGGGCCGCAAGAAGATCCTCTAACCACTATAGAAAGGGGTGTGCATCCCAGTCTAAGGTGAGTTAGGAAGCTTTATGTTGTGGCCCACTCACTCTTTCCCTCCAATGAATGAGAATTCGTTGTCAGTCATAAACGTTTCAAGAGATTGAGAGGCCGTGTGGCAGTGAGTGGGTCACAATTTCAGAGCAGTATTCAAATCATGAGGCTGTGGTCCAAGATGATATGTAATGCCTTATCAAGGCAAACCATAGAATGAGGCAAAATAGTATAGTAGCTCACTCTTGCATAGATTACAGCTTTTGTTTATTTGCTAACTCTGTGAAAAATAGTGGGAGCCAGCTATTTCTTCAGGTGTAGAAAAAAGGCATCCGAGAATAATCGAcgcataattataataatgcaattaaTCTTTGTCGCTGTCGAGATAGACCTGAGGAATGGAGGTAAAATTTCAGACACTATACATCATTGTTGAcagtagataaaaaataaaaaacgcatTATATTCGAatgaaaaacacaaatatttttaaactcagtCAAATCATTTTCGAGATCTCAATAAGGGTgaagaatatcttaaaaataatccaaaacCATTTCATTTTGTGAGAAGAGAGAGAAGGCTCTCACTTTCTAATAATGCAACTGAAGTGCGATCGAATATCAATCACGACTGGAAGATTCGAATTCTGCCCCCGACTCGCACATATCATAGTAGTAATGCAAATTATCCGCAGTGATAGTGGATCATGGGTTTAGAATCTCCTTGTCATTGTTCTGCCCCAATGAGATTTTTGTGGTTGTCTCACCATGTAACactaaagcataaaaatatgaaaaaggtGATCACTGACGTTTTAACTTAACTGGCGTTTCTACTTAAAAGCCACATTGATATATAGGGTGATTCAAAAAACATCAGTCAAAATTATTGCATCGTAGAATTGAAGgtgattaatttctttttaatttgtgtgttaataatttttttttatcaattactttaattatatagtattttacaattatttaattaatttaagtttctttcccccccccttttttttcttttattaggttttaaaatttatctcctTGGGGTTGAAACATCCGTATATGTATATGATGTTGCAGAAAAGAATTGACGGGCTTGAGAATAAGAACAAAgtaaacaaacattaatttttcgaatttttctttttaaaaaattttaggctTTACTAGATGTTGGTATTTGCGGCATTTCAATAAGGACGCAGGTTAAAGAGGAACAAAACTTAACACGACATTGAATAAATCTTACCTAAGACTACAGTTTTACAATTAGCTATTTattgtctaaaaaaattttatttcttagaacaTCAGAGCCTTCGAAGAACAGCCAATAATCacacttatatttaaaatctgtaatatGTTAGAGAAAAAGGATATGAGAAATAAggcttaataaattatttatttaaacagataTATGAGCTATTTCTATAACATATATAACAGaagcaatttaaatgttatcttAATCATCTTTAGGCGTTTTGTTTGACACATATATCAAAAGTGACATAACTATGCGCCATCGAGTGACTAATTAACTGTCCTTAGAAAgtctttttcgaattttttctaGCGTGTCAATTATATCCAGCTCATCAACTGTTCTTTGAAAgacttttttcgaatttttacgAGCGTTTCTATTGTCTTCCGCTCATCCACTGATCTTTGAAAGTCTATAAAGTCCTTTTCGAGTCTTTACCAGCGTATCAGCCAGTGTAACAACTCTTCCAGAGTATCAATGTTATCAAGCTCATCAATTGCCCCATGCATATGAGCATTCTTTACCTCCTTATTATAAGCAACAAGTGCATCATCAGGAGTATCATCCTTAGGAGTAATCTTAGACTCCATCAATCCAGCCATCATTTGCTCTTTGAGAATATCATTCCAATCTCTTAAATCAAACTTTTCATCATAAATCTTGGTTGACTCTTTCTCATCATTTCGAGCATTTTTAAACTCTGCAATTTCCAACTCACTTGCCATTTGTTCCCTCAGAACTTCGTTCCAAtctcttatttcaaaataattctcatCAGAATTCTCACCCTTCCTAAAAACTTTTgcactaaaaatgaaaacactGTATTTACCACAACATTTACCTTTGActaacaaatgattttatataaattctagAGATgcgccgtgatggctcaggggacagagtgttcaccttccaatgagctGAGCCGGTTTTGAATTTCGGCAATTGGCaaacagatcatgggttagagttcctttgCCGTAAGTCTAACTGGGAGGGTTTCGTGGTTTCCTTTtgcgtgtaacgcaaatgtgggttagct from Parasteatoda tepidariorum isolate YZ-2023 chromosome 2, CAS_Ptep_4.0, whole genome shotgun sequence includes:
- the LOC107436925 gene encoding N-acetyltransferase ESCO2, giving the protein MLVNDEEQANVNNFYSPLCKTKPYLTPEQRKKLREKRKIDISPVTEDIDKSSQNKKVKRLFSQKPKSKTTGQKASQKKVTKVSLPEVCCTAATWVPQNKKTSGNKKFFKSRSPGHLKKAKFVLEYKKSRLEFGVSSSNISSPKSVHNAMTESVEKELNVSEKVTENPHIVTVASIENEFKQSIREETAKELVLESPPKVVCNEKTVYEVFQSPEAVKTGTLASDSVSTSPVKQEIQSTTSKPKNYPIFDKENIKKIKWDTSPYEKFLNESFRTKDKSKGGEQLIIDAGQRKIGAIMCGTCNMVYTIGHEEDEKLHSENHDIYLQLKFPGWKDERVIGNYDDGRVIKILKEDKHFKLKKVQDILLLINRELGFPSAVYNGYLQGQNIMIIMFISSDKFVKGCLVAESITSASPVVLHETGTSKSYYASSKTVRAICGINRIWVARKCRKQKIASRMVDCLRSNFILGLVVSLEELAFTDPTEDGMQFASSYTGTDNFLVYK